The following proteins come from a genomic window of Natronosalvus vescus:
- a CDS encoding NAD-dependent epimerase/dehydratase family protein, giving the protein MDTALVIGGTRFIGRHLVEELLAHDYDVTIFNRGNYDNPFADDDRVTQVQGDRTNDSALEAAAADVNPDAVFDCVAYYPRDVRAATEIFADCDAYVSISSGDAYGREEIPKREDETPMRPCTTEQETDESGDTYGNRKAEGDRAVVAAAERGVNAMSVRPCIVYGPHDYTERLDFWLDRVLEYDRLIVPGDGTNIWHRAYVEDVASALRIVAERGDPGEFYNIGDRRLVTLQEMVELIADVADADVELVHAGPRELEAGGLLTDDYIFYRDYPHVLSTAKLAALDWESTPLEEAMARTLEEHLKSERDGSEHDPGREAEERVLDILDTL; this is encoded by the coding sequence ATGGACACCGCACTCGTCATCGGCGGCACCCGATTCATCGGCCGCCACCTGGTCGAGGAGTTGCTCGCCCACGACTACGACGTCACCATCTTCAACCGGGGGAATTACGATAATCCGTTCGCCGACGACGACCGCGTCACCCAGGTTCAGGGCGACCGGACGAACGACTCGGCGCTCGAGGCCGCCGCGGCCGACGTGAACCCAGACGCGGTGTTCGACTGCGTGGCCTACTACCCGCGGGACGTTCGTGCAGCGACCGAGATTTTCGCCGACTGCGACGCCTACGTCTCCATCTCGAGCGGCGACGCCTACGGCCGCGAGGAGATCCCGAAACGCGAGGACGAGACGCCGATGCGTCCGTGCACGACCGAACAGGAGACCGACGAATCGGGGGACACCTACGGCAACCGCAAGGCCGAGGGTGACCGAGCGGTGGTCGCCGCCGCCGAACGGGGAGTCAACGCGATGTCCGTTCGCCCCTGCATCGTCTACGGCCCCCACGATTACACCGAACGGCTCGACTTCTGGCTCGACCGCGTCCTCGAGTACGACCGACTGATCGTCCCCGGCGACGGAACCAACATCTGGCACCGCGCCTACGTCGAGGACGTCGCCAGCGCGCTTCGAATCGTCGCCGAGCGCGGCGACCCAGGCGAATTCTACAACATCGGCGATCGCCGTCTCGTCACCCTCCAGGAGATGGTCGAATTGATCGCCGACGTCGCCGATGCGGACGTCGAACTCGTCCACGCCGGCCCCCGCGAACTCGAGGCTGGCGGCCTCTTGACGGACGACTACATCTTCTACCGGGATTACCCGCACGTCCTCTCGACGGCCAAACTCGCCGCACTCGACTGGGAGTCCACCCCGCTCGAGGAGGCGATGGCCCGGACGCTCGAGGAACACCTGAAAAGCGAGCGCGATGGCAGCGAGCACGACCCTGGACGCGAGG